The Gimibacter soli genome includes a region encoding these proteins:
- a CDS encoding glycoside hydrolase family 3 N-terminal domain-containing protein — MNLTRRRLLAWMGSASALAVAAGALPASLVHADHEPRYRDATAPVKDRVADLLSRMTLEEKVAQMVALWATKAEIMDGLDFNPGKAARAYPHGIGQITRPSDRRGGPNVANAAGGTAARWREPKDTVKFINAVQVWATTETRLGIPVLFHEESLHGYMAPNATMFPQAIALAGSFDTGLMVRVSSVIAREVRAHGVPYVLSPVVDIVRDPRWGRIEETFGEDPYLVTEMGVAAVEGLQGKGKFEKLADGKVYATLKHMTGHGQPQSGNNVAPAQLSERELRENFFPPFKAIVERTSVGAVMPSYNEIDGVPSHANTWLLKDILRGEWGFDGVIASDYMAVQELDSLHHVATDLEDAARKALAATVDCELPDGLGYRTLTAQVKAGKVSEAAIDAAASRMLALKFRAGLFENPFGDFAKADAITGNAEARALALEAARKSLCLLTNDGTLPLDDSKLKTVAVIGPNAAIARLGGYSSEPRQTVTLLDAIRDRLEGKAKVTFAQGVRITMSDDRSDDPVILPKPEDNRRRIREAVKVARQADIIILAIGDTEQTSREGYAKTHLGDRTKLDLVGEQNELFDALHALGKPVVVTAINGRPPSWPNVVDKAHAILECWYPGQEGGTAMAEALFGDINPGAKLPVTVVRHEGQIPYFHNLKPSARRAYLLDDSSPLFPFGHGLSYTSFEIGAPVLSVPRIAADISVTVSVKVKNTGIRAGDEVVQLYLRDRVASVTQPRQKLCGFKRVTLQPGEERQVTFTLDPAAFAIWNREMQHVVEPGFFDIMAGPNSVDLKSAELEIV; from the coding sequence ATGAACCTCACCCGCCGCCGCCTGCTCGCCTGGATGGGCTCCGCCTCCGCGCTTGCCGTGGCGGCGGGCGCCCTGCCCGCTTCGCTTGTCCACGCCGACCACGAACCGCGCTACCGCGATGCCACCGCCCCCGTCAAGGACCGGGTCGCCGATCTTCTGTCGCGCATGACGCTTGAAGAAAAGGTCGCCCAGATGGTGGCACTTTGGGCCACCAAGGCGGAGATCATGGACGGGCTCGATTTCAATCCGGGCAAGGCGGCGCGCGCCTATCCGCACGGGATCGGCCAGATCACCCGGCCTTCGGATCGGCGCGGCGGCCCAAATGTGGCGAATGCCGCAGGCGGCACGGCTGCGCGCTGGCGCGAGCCGAAGGACACGGTGAAATTCATCAATGCCGTGCAGGTGTGGGCCACCACCGAAACCCGGCTTGGTATTCCGGTGCTGTTCCATGAGGAATCGCTGCACGGTTACATGGCGCCGAATGCCACCATGTTCCCGCAGGCGATTGCGCTGGCCGGCAGTTTTGATACCGGCCTGATGGTACGCGTTTCCAGTGTGATCGCCCGCGAGGTGCGCGCGCACGGTGTGCCTTATGTCCTCTCCCCCGTTGTTGATATCGTGCGGGACCCGCGCTGGGGCCGCATCGAGGAAACCTTCGGGGAAGACCCGTATCTGGTAACAGAAATGGGTGTCGCCGCCGTGGAAGGCCTGCAAGGCAAGGGCAAGTTTGAGAAGCTTGCTGACGGCAAGGTCTATGCGACGCTGAAGCATATGACCGGCCACGGCCAGCCCCAAAGTGGCAACAATGTTGCCCCCGCCCAATTGTCGGAGCGCGAGCTTCGCGAAAACTTCTTCCCGCCCTTCAAGGCCATCGTGGAACGGACGTCGGTAGGCGCCGTCATGCCGTCCTATAACGAGATCGACGGGGTGCCGAGCCACGCCAATACCTGGCTCCTGAAAGATATACTGCGCGGCGAATGGGGCTTTGATGGCGTGATCGCCAGCGACTATATGGCGGTGCAGGAGCTTGATAGTCTGCATCATGTGGCGACCGACCTTGAAGACGCCGCCCGCAAGGCGTTGGCGGCCACCGTTGACTGCGAATTGCCGGACGGGCTTGGCTACCGCACGCTCACGGCACAGGTGAAGGCCGGCAAGGTTTCGGAAGCGGCAATCGACGCCGCCGCCAGCCGCATGCTCGCCCTTAAATTCCGTGCCGGGCTTTTTGAAAACCCGTTCGGCGATTTCGCCAAGGCCGATGCGATCACCGGCAACGCCGAGGCTCGCGCACTGGCGCTGGAGGCCGCGCGCAAATCGCTGTGCCTGCTGACGAACGACGGCACCCTGCCGCTTGACGACAGCAAGCTGAAAACCGTGGCGGTGATCGGCCCCAACGCGGCAATTGCCCGGCTTGGCGGCTATTCAAGCGAACCCCGGCAGACGGTCACGCTCCTTGATGCCATCCGCGACCGGCTTGAGGGCAAAGCGAAGGTCACCTTTGCCCAGGGCGTGCGGATCACCATGAGCGATGACCGATCGGATGATCCGGTAATCCTGCCCAAGCCCGAAGACAATCGCCGCCGCATCCGCGAGGCCGTGAAGGTGGCGCGGCAAGCCGATATCATCATCCTCGCGATTGGTGACACCGAACAGACAAGCCGCGAAGGCTATGCCAAGACCCACCTTGGCGACCGCACGAAGCTGGATCTGGTCGGCGAGCAGAACGAGCTGTTTGATGCGCTTCACGCGCTTGGCAAACCTGTGGTCGTCACTGCCATCAACGGACGCCCGCCTTCATGGCCGAACGTGGTGGATAAGGCGCATGCGATCCTCGAATGCTGGTATCCGGGACAGGAAGGCGGCACTGCGATGGCGGAAGCGCTGTTCGGTGATATCAACCCCGGCGCCAAGCTGCCGGTGACGGTCGTTCGGCATGAAGGCCAGATACCCTATTTCCACAATCTGAAACCCAGCGCGCGGCGTGCCTATCTCCTTGACGACAGCTCGCCCCTTTTCCCGTTCGGGCATGGCCTCAGCTATACAAGCTTCGAGATTGGCGCTCCTGTCCTTTCGGTGCCCCGCATTGCGGCTGACATCAGCGTGACCGTATCGGTGAAAGTGAAAAACACCGGCATACGGGCCGGGGATGAAGTGGTGCAACTGTATCTGCGCGACAGGGTGGCAAGCGTTACCCAACCACGGCAAAAACTGTGCGGCTTCAAGCGCGTCACCCTGCAGCCGGGTGAAGAACGACAGGTCACTTTCACCCTTGATCCCGCTGCCTTCGCCATCTGGAACCGCGAGATGCAGCATGTGGTGGAACCCGGCTTCTTTGACATTATGGCCGGCCCGAATTCGGTGGACCTGAAGTCCGCCGAGCTTGAGATCGTGTAA
- a CDS encoding glycoside hydrolase family 3 N-terminal domain-containing protein: MHIRMNQFLMGTSIALALGVAAPALTGAASVWFEGTAVAADLPVYKDATASVEARVEDLLARMTLEEKIVQMTTVWDGKVKFVGAKGEVDLAKLKATHPLGIGQYARPSDVAGAVSPRVAKRLDARGTVALVNKLQKYMVEETRLGIPMLFHEEGLHGYAAVDATSFPQAIGLASSWDIDLIREVNELTALEMRARGAHLALSPVVDIARDPRWGRFEETFGEDPYLVGEMGVAAVEGLQGTNRARTLAPGKVFATLKHLTGHGQPESGTNIGPAPVSERELRENFFPPFEEVVTRTGIEAVMPSYNEIDGVPSHANTWLLHDVLRVEWGFKGAIVSDYVAIDQMASIHHVAPDIESAAVLALKAGVDSDLPDGTSYATLPEALKDGKVTMAMIDDAVRRMLSVKFRAGLFENPYANADEAEAVANNAEGVALARKAAERSLILLKNDGTLPLKLGKSKPTVAVIGPSAAVARLGGYYGEPRNPVSLLDGMKARLGDSVRVVFAEGVKITENDDWWADEVKLADPAENRKRIAEAVKVAKGADQIVLTLGDTEQTSREAWADSHLGDRASLDLVGEQQELFDALKKLGKPITVVLINGRPASTVKIAEEANAIIEAWYPGEQGGPALAAVLMGDVNPGGKLPVTLPRSVGQLPMFYNHKPTAHRGYLFDTVDPLYPFGYGLSYTTFDLSEPRLSAASIATDGNVTVSVDVTNTGKVAGDEVVQLYIRDKVSSVTQPVKELKGFKRVTLKPGEKQTVELTLTPKSFRLWNDKMERVVEAGEIDIMTGANSVDLKTVTLTITN, from the coding sequence ATGCACATCCGCATGAATCAGTTTCTAATGGGCACCAGCATCGCGCTCGCACTCGGGGTTGCCGCACCGGCACTGACCGGGGCCGCAAGCGTCTGGTTTGAAGGCACTGCCGTTGCTGCCGACCTGCCCGTTTACAAGGACGCTACCGCCAGCGTTGAAGCCCGGGTCGAGGACCTGCTGGCCCGCATGACGCTGGAAGAGAAAATCGTCCAGATGACCACCGTCTGGGACGGCAAGGTCAAGTTTGTCGGCGCCAAGGGCGAGGTAGACCTTGCCAAGCTGAAGGCCACCCATCCGCTCGGCATCGGGCAATATGCCCGCCCGTCGGACGTGGCCGGTGCCGTGTCGCCGCGCGTTGCCAAACGCCTTGATGCCCGCGGCACCGTGGCGCTTGTCAACAAGCTGCAGAAATATATGGTCGAGGAAACCCGGCTCGGCATCCCCATGCTGTTCCACGAAGAAGGCCTGCATGGCTATGCAGCCGTGGATGCCACCAGCTTCCCGCAGGCCATCGGCCTTGCGTCCTCATGGGACATTGATCTCATCCGCGAAGTGAACGAACTGACCGCGCTTGAAATGCGGGCGCGCGGCGCGCATCTCGCGCTGTCGCCGGTCGTTGATATCGCCCGCGACCCGCGCTGGGGCCGGTTCGAGGAAACCTTCGGGGAAGATCCCTATCTGGTCGGTGAAATGGGTGTGGCGGCGGTCGAGGGCCTGCAGGGCACCAACCGTGCCCGTACGCTGGCGCCCGGCAAGGTCTTCGCCACGCTGAAGCACCTCACCGGCCACGGCCAGCCCGAAAGCGGCACCAACATCGGCCCGGCGCCGGTGTCCGAGCGCGAACTGCGCGAAAACTTCTTCCCGCCGTTCGAGGAAGTCGTCACCCGCACCGGGATCGAGGCAGTGATGCCCTCCTACAATGAAATCGACGGCGTGCCGAGCCACGCCAACACCTGGCTGTTGCACGATGTGCTGCGCGTCGAATGGGGCTTCAAGGGCGCCATTGTCAGCGACTATGTGGCGATCGACCAGATGGCCAGCATCCACCATGTGGCACCCGATATTGAAAGTGCGGCTGTCCTCGCGCTCAAGGCCGGCGTCGATAGCGACCTGCCGGACGGCACAAGCTACGCAACGCTGCCGGAGGCCCTGAAGGACGGCAAGGTGACGATGGCGATGATCGACGATGCGGTGCGCCGCATGCTGTCGGTCAAGTTCCGCGCCGGGCTTTTTGAAAACCCCTATGCAAACGCTGATGAAGCCGAAGCTGTGGCCAATAATGCCGAGGGCGTGGCCCTTGCCCGCAAGGCAGCCGAGCGTTCGCTGATCCTGCTCAAAAACGATGGCACGCTGCCCCTGAAGCTTGGCAAATCGAAGCCGACGGTTGCCGTGATCGGGCCGAGCGCCGCCGTTGCCCGCCTTGGCGGCTATTACGGCGAGCCGCGCAATCCGGTGTCGCTCCTGGATGGCATGAAGGCGAGACTCGGCGATTCCGTGAGAGTCGTGTTTGCCGAGGGCGTGAAGATCACCGAGAATGACGACTGGTGGGCCGATGAAGTGAAACTCGCCGACCCGGCCGAGAACCGCAAGCGCATCGCCGAAGCCGTGAAGGTGGCGAAGGGCGCGGATCAGATCGTCCTCACCCTCGGCGATACCGAACAGACCAGCCGCGAAGCCTGGGCCGACAGTCACCTTGGCGACAGGGCAAGCCTTGATCTTGTGGGCGAGCAGCAGGAGCTTTTTGACGCGCTCAAGAAGCTTGGCAAGCCGATCACCGTGGTGCTGATCAACGGGCGCCCTGCTTCCACCGTAAAAATCGCCGAGGAAGCCAACGCCATCATCGAGGCCTGGTATCCGGGCGAACAGGGCGGCCCCGCGCTCGCCGCTGTGCTGATGGGCGATGTGAACCCCGGCGGCAAGCTGCCTGTCACCCTGCCCCGCAGCGTCGGCCAGTTGCCGATGTTCTATAACCACAAGCCGACGGCCCACCGGGGCTATCTGTTCGACACGGTCGATCCCCTCTATCCCTTCGGATATGGCCTCAGCTACACGACCTTCGATCTTTCCGAACCGCGTCTTTCGGCTGCCTCCATCGCCACGGATGGCAACGTGACCGTATCGGTGGATGTCACCAACACCGGCAAGGTAGCGGGCGACGAAGTTGTGCAGCTTTATATTCGCGACAAGGTCAGCTCCGTCACCCAGCCGGTGAAGGAACTGAAAGGCTTCAAGCGCGTCACCCTGAAGCCGGGCGAGAAGCAAACGGTGGAACTGACCCTGACGCCGAAATCATTCCGCCTGTGGAACGACAAGATGGAGCGGGTAGTAGAAGCCGGCGAGATCGACATCATGACCGGTGCAAACTCGGTTGACCTCAAAACCGTGACCCTGACGATCACGAACTGA
- a CDS encoding alpha-glucuronidase family glycosyl hydrolase has protein sequence MANRTLRSLVFLLVMAAGLSARVFAEDGYDLWLRYQPLAAPVQAELRQAAAHIVAPGARTPTLQAAVDELVRGIGGLARQVPAIPESAESGAILLVKPDTLPGNLKGKVSFDGLGQEGYRLLSLGGAQTLIAANSDIGLLYGSFALLRHLQTGGGLQGLDISDSPRLQRRMLNHWDNPDRTVERGYAGQSIWDWWKLPDHLDARYTDYARANASVGINGTVLNNVNAKAEMLTPRWIEKAAAVADVLRPYGIRVYLSARFSAPFELGATATADPLDPAVRDWWAKKADEIYATIPDFGGFLVKANSEGQPGPQDYGRSHADGANMLAAALKPHGGIVLWRAFVYSETDATDRAKQAYAEFKPLDGQFADNVTVQVKNGPIDFQPREPIHPLFGAMPETSVTAEFQITKEYLGFATHLAYLGPMYEEVLKTDTFRGGEGQTVAKLLMAEPLSGIAGVANIGSDRNWSGSHFDQANWYTFGRLAWSPEGSAADIAREWAAMTFSRDREVIDKITGMMMASREAVVDYMTPMGLAHLMGTGHHYGPAPWVNDLARPEWNPAYYHRADAGGIGFDRTATGSNAAVQYAAPHAALYGNRQTVPPELLLWFHRAGWDEALPSGRTVWAELVYHYDRGVAAVGTMRRTWAGLEVRVDPARFRDVSDFLAIQEQEAIWWRDACLAYFAAVSGRALPPGTRLPAHPLSWYQAQQFPYAPGHP, from the coding sequence ATGGCGAACCGGACCTTGCGGAGCCTTGTGTTCCTGCTGGTTATGGCGGCGGGGCTTTCTGCCCGTGTTTTTGCCGAAGATGGATATGACCTGTGGCTGCGCTACCAGCCGCTCGCAGCACCGGTGCAGGCCGAGCTTCGGCAGGCGGCGGCACATATCGTAGCCCCCGGTGCGCGGACACCGACATTGCAGGCGGCGGTGGATGAACTGGTGCGGGGGATCGGCGGGCTTGCAAGGCAGGTGCCAGCGATTCCTGAGTCTGCCGAGTCCGGCGCGATTCTCCTTGTGAAGCCGGATACCCTGCCGGGAAATCTGAAGGGCAAGGTCAGCTTCGACGGGCTGGGCCAAGAAGGCTACCGTCTGCTATCGCTCGGCGGCGCACAGACGCTGATTGCGGCCAACAGCGATATCGGCCTTCTTTACGGCAGCTTTGCCCTGCTGCGGCATTTGCAGACGGGTGGTGGCCTTCAGGGGCTTGATATCAGCGATAGCCCGCGCCTGCAGCGTCGCATGCTCAATCACTGGGACAATCCCGACCGCACGGTCGAGCGCGGCTATGCCGGCCAGTCGATCTGGGACTGGTGGAAGCTCCCCGATCATCTGGACGCGCGCTACACGGATTATGCCCGCGCCAATGCCTCTGTCGGCATCAATGGCACCGTGCTGAATAATGTGAATGCCAAGGCCGAAATGCTGACCCCCCGCTGGATCGAAAAGGCGGCGGCGGTGGCTGATGTGCTGCGCCCCTATGGCATCCGTGTCTATCTGTCGGCACGCTTTTCGGCGCCCTTCGAGCTTGGCGCTACCGCTACAGCCGACCCGCTTGACCCGGCCGTGCGCGACTGGTGGGCGAAAAAGGCGGACGAGATTTACGCCACCATCCCGGATTTCGGCGGCTTTCTGGTGAAGGCCAATTCCGAGGGCCAGCCCGGTCCGCAGGATTATGGTCGCAGCCATGCAGACGGCGCCAACATGCTGGCCGCAGCCTTGAAGCCGCATGGCGGTATCGTCCTGTGGCGGGCGTTTGTTTACAGCGAAACGGATGCGACCGATCGGGCGAAGCAGGCCTATGCCGAGTTCAAGCCGCTGGATGGCCAGTTCGCGGACAATGTGACCGTGCAGGTGAAAAACGGCCCCATCGATTTCCAGCCGCGCGAGCCCATCCATCCGCTGTTTGGTGCCATGCCCGAAACCTCGGTGACTGCCGAGTTCCAGATCACCAAGGAATATCTGGGCTTTGCCACCCACCTTGCCTATCTCGGGCCCATGTATGAGGAAGTGCTGAAAACCGACACTTTCCGGGGCGGCGAAGGCCAGACGGTCGCGAAGCTTCTAATGGCCGAGCCGCTATCCGGCATTGCCGGGGTCGCCAATATCGGCAGCGACAGAAACTGGAGCGGGTCGCACTTCGATCAGGCCAACTGGTACACCTTTGGCCGCCTTGCCTGGAGCCCGGAAGGCTCGGCCGCAGATATCGCCCGCGAATGGGCGGCGATGACCTTCAGTCGCGACCGCGAGGTGATCGACAAGATCACCGGCATGATGATGGCCTCGCGTGAGGCCGTGGTGGACTATATGACGCCCATGGGGCTCGCGCACCTGATGGGCACCGGCCACCATTATGGCCCGGCGCCGTGGGTCAATGATCTCGCCCGTCCCGAATGGAACCCGGCCTATTATCACCGGGCGGACGCGGGCGGCATCGGCTTTGACCGCACGGCCACCGGCAGCAATGCCGCCGTGCAATATGCCGCGCCGCACGCCGCACTTTACGGAAACCGGCAGACGGTGCCGCCTGAGCTCCTCCTCTGGTTCCACCGCGCGGGATGGGATGAGGCGCTGCCGTCCGGGCGTACCGTCTGGGCTGAGCTTGTCTATCATTATGATCGCGGTGTGGCGGCCGTTGGCACCATGCGGCGCACATGGGCGGGGCTTGAGGTGCGCGTTGATCCGGCCCGTTTCAGGGATGTCTCCGACTTTCTGGCAATACAGGAACAGGAAGCCATCTGGTGGCGGGATGCCTGCCTCGCCTATTTCGCCGCCGTATCGGGGCGCGCCTTGCCGCCGGGCACACGCCTGCCGGCGCATCCGCTTTCCTGGTATCAGGCGCAGCAGTTTCCCTATGCGCCGGGGCATCCCTGA
- a CDS encoding LacI family DNA-binding transcriptional regulator, which translates to MSIKQQRRGTGSATISDVARLAGFSPMTVSRVINGGGNVKESTRDAINAAIKELNYSPNPAARSLAGVEPIRIGLLYSNPSAAYLSEVLVGSLDRASRIDVQLVVARCEPPENYREATEHLLERGVHGLILTSPLCDLQEVVDVVTEGDQPVVALAGGKPSDDLITINVDDFEAAYAMTKHLIGLGHQRIGFIIGSPLQAASGRRLEGYRAALAEAGIPVDDALIQQGHFTYRSGLAAADKLMELAAAPTAIFASNDDMAAAAVAVAHRRGLDVPNDLTVCGFDDTAFASSIWPELTTIRQPIAEMARTAVDMLTDEILAHRAGKSLPREHRLAAFELIKRQSDAPPKNSK; encoded by the coding sequence ATGAGTATCAAACAGCAGCGACGCGGCACAGGCAGTGCGACCATCAGCGATGTGGCGCGCCTTGCCGGCTTTTCTCCGATGACCGTTTCCCGCGTGATCAACGGCGGCGGCAATGTGAAGGAAAGCACCCGCGATGCCATCAATGCCGCGATCAAGGAACTGAACTATTCGCCGAACCCGGCAGCACGCAGCCTTGCCGGTGTCGAGCCGATCCGGATCGGGCTTCTCTACAGCAACCCGTCTGCCGCCTATCTCAGCGAAGTGCTGGTGGGCAGCCTTGACCGCGCCAGCCGCATCGATGTGCAGCTTGTGGTCGCGCGCTGCGAGCCGCCGGAAAATTACCGCGAGGCGACCGAGCACCTGTTGGAGCGCGGCGTGCACGGCTTGATCCTCACCTCGCCGCTTTGCGACCTGCAGGAAGTGGTGGATGTGGTGACCGAAGGCGACCAGCCGGTTGTGGCGCTCGCCGGTGGCAAACCGTCGGATGACCTGATCACCATCAACGTCGATGATTTCGAAGCCGCCTATGCGATGACGAAGCATCTGATCGGGCTTGGGCACCAGCGTATCGGTTTCATCATCGGCAGCCCGTTGCAGGCCGCTTCCGGTCGCCGTCTTGAGGGCTACCGCGCGGCATTGGCCGAGGCCGGCATCCCGGTGGACGACGCATTGATCCAGCAGGGTCATTTCACCTACCGCTCAGGCCTTGCCGCTGCCGACAAGCTGATGGAACTGGCCGCTGCGCCGACCGCCATCTTCGCCTCGAACGATGACATGGCTGCTGCCGCTGTGGCGGTTGCCCACCGGCGCGGGCTTGATGTGCCGAACGACCTGACCGTTTGCGGGTTCGATGATACGGCCTTCGCCAGCTCGATCTGGCCGGAACTGACGACGATTCGCCAGCCGATTGCCGAAATGGCCCGTACCGCCGTTGACATGCTGACAGATGAAATTCTTGCCCACCGTGCCGGGAAATCGCTGCCGCGCGAACACCGGCTTGCCGCGTTCGAGCTGATCAAACGCCAGTCCGACGCGCCGCCGAAGAACAGCAAGTAA
- a CDS encoding sugar porter family MFS transporter, whose amino-acid sequence MSEGNADRVNMAFIAAIVAVATIGGFMFGYDSGVINGTQDGLEKAFDLSELGTGLNVGAILLGCATGAFLAGRMADLIGRRNVMLIAAVLFIISAIAAGAADSSGLFIVARFIGGVGVGAASVLSPAYISEVTPASIRGRLISVNQVMIISGLTGAFVANYALAKLAGGSTAEFWLGFPAWRWMFWMQIIPATIFLVTLTIIPESPRFLVVKGREAEAEAVLTRLFGPTAAKFKVNEIRQSLAADHQPRLSDLIDPSTGKVRKVVWGGIMLAVFQQLVGINIVFYYGAVLWQAVGFSENDALLINIMSGSLSIGACFVAMALIDRIGRKPLLLIGSAGMAVTLALMAISFATGTLDETGKLHLSDNFGLIALVSANAYAALFNLSWGPVMWTMLGEMFPNQIRGSGLAVSGFAQWIANFAIVVSFPWLLTVVGLPITYGFYAACAFISFFLVRSLIRETKGQELEEMLGS is encoded by the coding sequence ATGTCAGAGGGTAATGCTGACCGCGTGAATATGGCATTCATCGCGGCAATCGTGGCTGTCGCTACCATCGGCGGCTTCATGTTCGGATACGATAGCGGGGTGATCAACGGCACCCAGGACGGGCTTGAGAAAGCCTTCGACCTGAGCGAACTCGGTACCGGGCTCAATGTGGGGGCGATCCTCCTTGGTTGCGCCACCGGTGCGTTCCTTGCTGGCCGCATGGCCGACCTGATCGGCCGCCGCAACGTGATGCTGATCGCGGCTGTGCTTTTCATCATCAGCGCCATTGCGGCTGGGGCCGCGGATTCGTCCGGCCTCTTCATCGTCGCCCGCTTCATCGGAGGCGTGGGTGTGGGGGCGGCAAGCGTGTTGTCGCCCGCTTACATCAGCGAGGTAACGCCAGCCAGCATTCGCGGGCGGCTGATCAGCGTGAACCAGGTGATGATCATCTCGGGCCTGACGGGCGCTTTCGTCGCGAACTATGCGCTGGCGAAACTCGCTGGCGGCTCGACGGCTGAATTCTGGCTCGGCTTCCCGGCATGGCGCTGGATGTTCTGGATGCAGATCATCCCGGCCACCATCTTCCTCGTCACGCTGACCATCATTCCGGAAAGCCCGCGCTTCCTGGTGGTGAAGGGGCGTGAAGCCGAGGCTGAAGCTGTGCTGACCCGCCTTTTCGGCCCGACGGCCGCCAAGTTCAAGGTGAACGAGATCCGCCAGTCGCTTGCCGCAGATCACCAGCCGCGCCTGTCGGACCTGATCGATCCGTCGACCGGCAAGGTGCGCAAGGTTGTCTGGGGTGGCATCATGCTCGCCGTATTCCAGCAGCTTGTTGGCATCAATATCGTTTTCTATTACGGCGCAGTCCTCTGGCAGGCCGTCGGCTTCAGCGAGAATGATGCGCTTCTGATCAACATCATGTCCGGCAGCCTCTCTATCGGCGCCTGCTTCGTTGCCATGGCCCTCATTGACCGGATCGGCCGCAAGCCACTGCTGCTCATCGGCTCGGCCGGGATGGCAGTCACGCTGGCGCTGATGGCGATTTCCTTCGCCACCGGTACGCTTGACGAGACCGGCAAGCTGCATCTTTCCGACAATTTCGGCCTGATCGCGCTTGTCAGCGCCAATGCATACGCGGCACTCTTCAACCTCAGCTGGGGGCCGGTGATGTGGACGATGCTTGGTGAAATGTTCCCGAACCAGATCCGTGGCTCCGGCCTTGCGGTTTCGGGCTTCGCGCAGTGGATCGCCAACTTCGCCATTGTTGTCAGCTTCCCGTGGCTCCTTACCGTGGTTGGCCTGCCGATCACCTATGGCTTCTATGCTGCGTGCGCCTTCATCTCCTTCTTCCTGGTGCGGTCGCTGATCCGCGAAACCAAGGGGCAGGAGCTTGAGGAAATGCTCGGCTCGTAA